In Aspergillus flavus chromosome 3, complete sequence, one genomic interval encodes:
- a CDS encoding DNA-directed RNA polymerase has protein sequence MDYEMDIEPTGPQVTVREAEPYRVDFKLSSVDLAFANSLRRAMLAEVPTIAIDLVEVEKNTSVLPDEFLAHRLGLIPLNSKNCDQDVEYTRDCECEDHCARCSVTLTLHARCTGDDIMRVYARDLVVSGERANEWVGNPVITDPEGNGPLICKLRRGQELKMTCIAKKGIAKEHAKWMPTAAVGFEYDPHNNLKHVDYWYEEDPIKEWPVSHNAAWEHAAPPDQPFDYDAQPNNFYIDVESVGVLEPDMIIQQGITVLQRKLASVISALSGTGDGDHNGVMGGEDEDMMGVRSPDAYEPPEGIDGGFTAYANGGASAWGASAATPYGATPYGGGGYGF, from the exons GAGAG GCCGAACCCTACCGAGTCGATTTCAAACTCAGCTCCGTCGATCTCGCCTTCGCCAACTCTCTCCGCCGAGCCATGCTTGCTGAAGTTCCCACTATTGCTATCGACCTAGTTGAAGTCGAGAAGAATACCTCTGTGCTTCCGGACGAGTTTCTTGCCCACCGACTGGGTCTCATCCCTCTTAATTCCAAGAACTGTGACCAGGACGTTGAGTACACTCGCGACTGCGAGTGTGAGGATCATTGCGCGCGGTGCAGCGTGACGCTTACTTTACATGCGCGCTGCACCGGCGATGACATTATGCGCGTGTATGCGCGGGATCTGGTGGTCAGCGGTGAGCGGGCGAATGAATGGGTCGGAAACCCGGTTATCACTGATCCAGAAGGCAATGGACCCCTGATCTGTAAATTGCGACGTGGGCAAGAGCTTAAAATGACATGTATCGCCAAGAAGGGTATTGCCAAAGAACACGCCAAGTGGATGCCCACCGCAGCAGTTGGTTTCGAATATGACCCGCACAATAACCTCAAACATGTGGATTATTGGTACGAAGAAGATCCTATTAAAGAATG GCCCGTCTCTCACAATGCTGCATGGGAACACGCCGCTCCCCCGGACCAACCCTTCGATTACGATGCGCAACCCAACAACTTTTATATCGATGTCGAGAGCGTCGGTGTCCTCGAACCGGATATGATCATCCAGCAAGGGATCACAGTTTTACAACGCAAGCTTGCGTCTGTTATTTCGGCACTTTCTGGCACTGGTGACGGCGACCACAATGGTGTTATGGGtggggaggatgaagatatgATGGGTGTACGCAGTCCAGATGCATATGAGCCTCCAGAGGGTATTGATGGAGGCTTCACTGCTTACGCTAATGGCGGTGCAAGTGCTTGGGGAGCAAGCGCAGCAACCCCGTACGGTGCAACCCCGTATGGAGGTGGTGGGTATGGTTTTTGA